The segment GCCAGAGAACACCATCGCTGAAGCACTGGAATGGGGTCACGAGCAGATGGCTCCCATGTTCGACCTGCAGGATGCTCTTCGTGAAAAAGTAGGCCGTCCCAAAATGGAAGTGGCCGAGCCCGTAAAAGACGAAGAAGTTATCACCCTCATTACTGAAAACTTCACCGAAGAACTCGACAAGGCACTGACCATTCCGGCTAAGCTGGAACGCAAAGACGCTAAGTCCGAGGTTAAAGCAAAAGCAAAAGCTCTGGTTGAAGAGAAATTTCCGGAAGATCCGGAAAGAGCTAAGGCCGTCGGCGACGTAATGGGCGATCTTGAAAAGAAAATCGTACGTAAACGCATTGTTGAAAAAGGTGTTCGCATCGACGGACGTGACCTGACAACTGTACGTAACCTTTCCATGGAAGTAGGCAGCCTGCCCATGACCCATGGTTCTGCACTCTTCCGCCGCGGAGAAACTTCCGCACTGGCTGTCTGCACCCTTGGTTCTACACGTGACGAGCAGCGTTTTGAAACCCTGACCGGTGAAGACAGCAAACGCTTCATGCTCCATTACAACTTCCCTCCGTACTGCGTTGGTGAAGCACGGTTCCTGCGTGCCCCTTCCCGCCGCGAAATCGGTCACGGAACACTTGCTGAGCGCGCTCTGCGTCCTGTTCTTCCGGCAGCTGATAAATTCCCCTTCACCATGCGTGTAGTTTCCGAGGTAATGGACTCCAACGGTTCTTCCTCCATGGCTTCCGTATGCGGCACCACCCTGTCTCTCATGGACGCAGGTGTCCCCATCAGCGCACCTGTAGCAGGTATCGCAATGGGCCTGTGCAAAGAAGGCGAGCAATACTTCGTTCTGACCGACATCCTCGGCGACGAAGATGCTCTCGGCGATATGGACTTCAAAGTTGCCGGTACTGAAGAAGGCGTTACTGCCATTCAGATGGACATCAAAATCTCCGGTATCCCAGCGGAAGTTCTGCGTAACGCATTGGCTCAGGCGAAAGAAGCCCGCCAGATCATCCTCGATGATATGAAGAAGGTTATCTCCGAGCCCAGAGCGGAACTTTCCGTGAATGCGCCCCAGATGGAAGTACTGCAGATCAACCCCGAAAAGATCCGTGATCTCATCGGCCCTGGCGGTAAAAACATCAAGGCAATCACTGCTGAAACCGCAGCCGACATCGATATTGAAGATTCCGGTAAGGTTTCCATTTTTGCACCCACCCTCGAATCCCTCAAAAAGACTGTGGAAATGGTTCAGTACTATGACCAGACCGCAGAACTGGGTAAAAACTATGTGGGTACCGTTAAAAAGATCCTTGAAATCGGAGCGATTGTTGAAATTCTGCCCGGTCTTGAAGGTTTGCTGCACATCTCGCAGATCGACGTCGAACGCATCGCTGAAGTTACCGATGTCGTACAGCTCGGTCAGGAAATTACCGTCAAGGTTGTCGAAGTGCAGCCCAATGGCCGCATCCGTCTCTCCCGTAAGGCATGGCTCATGGAGCAGGCCGGACAGGAAGTTGATCTTGAAAAATTCAAGATGGGCGGCGGTCGCCCCAGTGGCGGACGTGGCGGACGTGATGGACGCGACGGTGGTCGCCGTGATGACAGACGTGATGACAGGCGCGGTGGTGGACGTGATGGTGGACGTGATGGCGGACGCCGTGACGACAGACGCCGCAGGTAGTCACT is part of the Maridesulfovibrio sp. genome and harbors:
- the pnp gene encoding polyribonucleotide nucleotidyltransferase, with product MLVPFEPTSVTGHVGNLDITLETGRMANQTNGTVLIKSGGTVVLVTAVGMPADGPRDFFPLTCNYLERTYAAGRIPGGYFRREVGRPSDRETLVSRLMDRPIRPMFPKAYCDEVQVIATVLSADAHTNPDVLAMTGASAALHISDLPFNGPVAAARVGYVNNEFVLYPTYKGVAEQSELNLVFAATRDAVIMVEGSSQFLPENTIAEALEWGHEQMAPMFDLQDALREKVGRPKMEVAEPVKDEEVITLITENFTEELDKALTIPAKLERKDAKSEVKAKAKALVEEKFPEDPERAKAVGDVMGDLEKKIVRKRIVEKGVRIDGRDLTTVRNLSMEVGSLPMTHGSALFRRGETSALAVCTLGSTRDEQRFETLTGEDSKRFMLHYNFPPYCVGEARFLRAPSRREIGHGTLAERALRPVLPAADKFPFTMRVVSEVMDSNGSSSMASVCGTTLSLMDAGVPISAPVAGIAMGLCKEGEQYFVLTDILGDEDALGDMDFKVAGTEEGVTAIQMDIKISGIPAEVLRNALAQAKEARQIILDDMKKVISEPRAELSVNAPQMEVLQINPEKIRDLIGPGGKNIKAITAETAADIDIEDSGKVSIFAPTLESLKKTVEMVQYYDQTAELGKNYVGTVKKILEIGAIVEILPGLEGLLHISQIDVERIAEVTDVVQLGQEITVKVVEVQPNGRIRLSRKAWLMEQAGQEVDLEKFKMGGGRPSGGRGGRDGRDGGRRDDRRDDRRGGGRDGGRDGGRRDDRRRR